From Psychroflexus torquis ATCC 700755, the proteins below share one genomic window:
- a CDS encoding TonB-dependent receptor family protein: MRTSTIKKLILSLVLLFSCIDVEAQTKSNNQKSSDSIQDLREVTIVANKLLGSKFEVKNRTGSAYFLSKKELQQQNYTDINRVLALVPGVSIYEEDGFGLRPNISLRGTSPERSSKINIMEDGVLIAPAPYSASSAYYFPNVNRMQSVEVLKGSSQIQYGPNTTGGAINFISTEIPNDFRANLRTSYGTYNTLNSYANVGDSFKNFGYTVEYNKRRSDGFKNLDNGGNTGFDTNDFVAKFRVNTNPEAKVQQSLDFKFQYSDEQSDETYLGLTDEDYEITPYRRYAGSQKDLMDAEHTQFILTHTAKFSDYFRITTTAYRNDFKRNWYKLNDVSANGSSASISNLMETPGDFPFLFGLVNGTQNFQGSALNVKNNNREYYSQGAQTKADYHFATGLVFHDIEVGLRYHQDEEDRFQWVDGYNMINGNMNIVEQGTPGTDSNRITDANALAAHVLYKLKYKRWTFTPGLRYENITLERNDFGTEDVTRTGTNLSTRSNEMNEFIPGIGVNYKFNQEFSLFGGVHKGFSPAGTTEGESSEQSVNYELGTRFSHNGFSGEVVGFYNDYSNLLGSDLAATGGGGTLDLFNAGEVDVSGLEVLGGYDFLTNNVNFSLPLTMTYTFTDAEFQNTFDSNVGIWGEVASGDEVPYISRHQFNAGLSFIAEKFEAHANARYRGEFRTLAGTGDIPTNEKVGSNFIFDISAKYHLTNNFSLTTNVINMLDTEYEVSRVPAGLRPGHPFGIYGGFEFRL; the protein is encoded by the coding sequence ATGAGGACGAGTACCATTAAAAAACTAATACTTTCACTAGTTCTACTTTTCAGTTGTATTGATGTAGAGGCACAAACAAAATCTAATAATCAAAAATCTTCGGATTCCATTCAGGATTTAAGAGAGGTAACAATCGTTGCTAATAAGCTATTAGGAAGTAAGTTTGAGGTAAAGAATAGAACAGGTTCTGCCTATTTTCTATCTAAAAAAGAACTTCAACAACAAAATTATACCGACATCAACCGAGTTTTAGCTCTAGTGCCTGGGGTTTCTATTTATGAAGAAGATGGATTTGGACTTCGCCCTAATATTAGCTTAAGAGGAACATCTCCAGAGCGATCTTCCAAAATAAATATCATGGAAGATGGAGTTTTAATAGCTCCTGCGCCTTACAGTGCTTCCTCTGCTTACTATTTTCCAAATGTTAACAGGATGCAATCTGTAGAGGTTCTCAAAGGAAGTAGCCAAATTCAATATGGTCCAAATACCACAGGTGGAGCGATCAATTTTATATCTACAGAAATCCCAAATGACTTCAGAGCTAACCTAAGAACAAGTTATGGAACATACAATACCTTAAATAGCTATGCTAATGTTGGCGATTCTTTCAAAAACTTCGGTTATACGGTTGAATATAATAAAAGGCGTTCAGATGGTTTTAAAAATCTTGACAATGGTGGAAATACAGGATTTGATACCAATGATTTTGTCGCAAAATTTAGAGTTAATACAAATCCCGAAGCTAAAGTCCAGCAATCTTTAGACTTTAAGTTTCAGTATTCCGATGAACAATCTGATGAAACTTATCTCGGGCTAACGGATGAAGATTACGAGATAACTCCTTACAGAAGATATGCTGGTTCGCAAAAAGATTTGATGGATGCGGAGCACACGCAATTTATATTGACTCATACTGCAAAATTTTCAGATTATTTTAGAATCACAACAACAGCTTATAGAAATGATTTTAAGAGGAATTGGTATAAATTAAATGATGTGTCCGCTAACGGAAGTTCAGCAAGCATTTCAAATTTAATGGAAACCCCAGGAGATTTTCCGTTTTTATTTGGATTGGTGAACGGAACACAGAACTTCCAAGGTTCTGCCCTCAATGTAAAAAATAATAATCGAGAATATTATTCACAAGGAGCTCAAACTAAAGCAGATTATCACTTTGCCACTGGATTGGTTTTTCATGACATTGAAGTAGGTTTAAGATATCACCAGGATGAAGAAGATCGTTTTCAATGGGTCGATGGTTATAACATGATTAATGGAAATATGAATATAGTGGAACAAGGGACTCCTGGCACAGATTCTAACAGAATAACTGATGCTAATGCTCTCGCTGCTCACGTTCTTTATAAATTAAAGTACAAACGCTGGACATTTACTCCGGGGTTGAGATATGAAAATATCACTTTAGAAAGAAATGATTTTGGAACCGAAGATGTCACTAGAACTGGAACTAACTTAAGTACTAGGTCTAATGAAATGAATGAATTTATACCAGGAATTGGTGTTAATTATAAGTTTAACCAAGAATTTTCATTATTCGGTGGAGTTCACAAAGGTTTTTCTCCTGCAGGAACTACTGAGGGAGAAAGCTCCGAACAGAGTGTAAATTATGAATTAGGAACACGCTTTAGTCATAATGGTTTTTCTGGTGAAGTCGTAGGTTTTTATAATGACTATAGCAATCTTCTTGGGAGCGATTTAGCGGCAACTGGCGGTGGTGGAACCTTAGATTTGTTTAATGCAGGGGAAGTGGATGTATCAGGTCTTGAAGTGCTAGGTGGTTATGATTTTCTAACCAATAACGTCAACTTCAGTCTTCCACTAACAATGACTTATACATTTACAGATGCAGAATTCCAAAACACCTTCGACAGTAATGTTGGTATATGGGGAGAAGTGGCTTCGGGAGATGAAGTCCCCTATATTTCTAGACATCAGTTTAATGCAGGCTTAAGCTTTATAGCTGAAAAATTTGAAGCGCATGCTAATGCTAGATATAGAGGGGAATTTAGAACCCTAGCTGGCACTGGAGACATTCCCACCAATGAAAAAGTAGGAAGTAATTTCATTTTTGATATTTCTGCTAAATACCATTTAACAAATAACTTTAGTTTAACGACTAATGTCATCAATATGTTAGATACAGAATACGAAGTCTCTAGAGTACCTGCTGGTCTTAGGCCGGGTCACCCATTTGGAATCTATGGAGGATTTGAATTTAGACTATAA
- a CDS encoding transporter substrate-binding domain-containing protein, producing MKKIFLLLLFINIGCQSNSEEHKEIEDSEKFSRDLQDIKESGKLKALTIYSGTTYFLYKGRPMGFEYELLKRMAKDLDVELEMVVAKDENDLIKLLQEGEGDLLAYGYTITEDRKRKINFTTPLYLSHQVLIQKKPENWRRMKLHEIKKQLVTNAVELINDTISVKRNSSYASRIKNLSNELGGPIIIDTLKGTLSTDKIIKKVVDGDIKFTIADENIAFINSSYYPILDISTSLSLSQRIGWAVRKTDTNLLAAVNQWLEKAKKTTDYHVIYNKYFKNKRLYKSRVISEFYSLNENKISPYDDILKENADRIEWDWRLLASVAYQESQFKPNRDSWAGASGLMQIMPATAKELGITDPYNPNQSLKAGATYLKQMLESHSNVKDSIQKIKFALGSYNCGLYHVKDAQKLAKTQGLDPLIWDDNVELSLLDLSFPEHYNKSFIKYGYVRGEEPYNYVKEIFERLEHYKKFIDN from the coding sequence ATGAAAAAAATATTTCTCCTTTTACTGTTTATAAATATAGGTTGTCAATCTAACTCTGAAGAACATAAAGAAATAGAAGATTCAGAAAAATTTTCCAGAGATCTTCAAGACATTAAGGAAAGTGGAAAATTAAAAGCTTTAACCATTTATTCAGGAACCACTTATTTCTTGTATAAAGGTCGCCCGATGGGTTTTGAATATGAACTTTTAAAAAGAATGGCTAAAGACTTAGATGTTGAACTAGAAATGGTGGTAGCCAAAGATGAAAATGACTTAATAAAACTTCTTCAAGAAGGTGAGGGTGATCTTTTAGCCTACGGGTATACCATCACTGAAGACCGGAAAAGAAAAATAAATTTCACAACTCCATTATATCTTTCTCACCAAGTTTTAATTCAGAAAAAACCTGAAAACTGGCGGAGAATGAAATTACATGAAATAAAAAAACAATTGGTAACTAACGCCGTTGAGTTAATAAATGATACTATATCAGTAAAGCGAAACTCTTCTTATGCTTCAAGAATTAAAAACTTATCTAATGAGCTAGGAGGCCCTATTATAATTGATACTCTTAAGGGAACTTTATCTACGGATAAGATAATTAAAAAAGTTGTAGACGGAGATATTAAGTTCACCATAGCAGATGAAAACATTGCTTTTATAAACTCTTCCTACTATCCTATTTTAGATATCAGCACATCACTAAGTCTGTCTCAGCGTATTGGCTGGGCAGTCCGCAAGACAGATACTAATTTATTAGCGGCTGTTAACCAGTGGCTTGAAAAAGCAAAGAAAACAACAGATTATCATGTTATATATAATAAATATTTCAAAAATAAAAGGCTTTATAAAAGCAGAGTCATAAGTGAATTTTATAGCCTCAATGAAAACAAAATAAGCCCTTATGATGATATCCTAAAAGAAAATGCAGATCGGATAGAATGGGATTGGAGGCTCTTGGCTTCTGTGGCTTATCAAGAGTCTCAATTTAAACCTAATAGAGATTCTTGGGCTGGCGCTAGCGGTTTAATGCAAATTATGCCTGCTACAGCAAAGGAGCTAGGTATTACAGATCCTTATAATCCAAATCAAAGCTTAAAAGCTGGAGCGACTTATTTAAAACAGATGTTAGAAAGTCATAGTAATGTCAAAGACAGCATACAAAAAATTAAGTTTGCACTAGGGTCTTATAATTGTGGCTTATACCATGTAAAAGATGCTCAAAAACTTGCTAAAACCCAAGGTCTGGACCCGTTGATATGGGATGATAATGTAGAGCTTTCTTTGCTCGACCTTAGTTTTCCTGAGCATTACAATAAATCGTTTATAAAGTATGGATACGTTCGAGGTGAAGAACCTTATAACTATGTAAAAGAAATTTTTGAAAGGCTTGAACATTACAAAAAATTTATTGATAATTAA
- a CDS encoding alanine dehydrogenase translates to MNQHSSNSPFTTSELLPQEEMLEIKRSKGQLFIGLPKETSYQEKRVCLTPDAVNALTANGHRVLIESGAGNQANFSDRDYSEAGGEIIKSTQKVFACPIVLKVAPPSEDELELMKPKSILISTLQLKTRKKSYCETLANKRITALAFEFIKDQFGGYPAVRALSEIAGTSSILIAAEYLSNMSGGNGLMFGNISGVPPIEVVILGAGTVGEFAARSALGLGAGIKVFDSSLTKLRCLQNNVGRSLFTSTLQPKILLKALKRADVVIGAVRGQNRAPVVVTEEMVKKMKKGAVIIDVSIDMGGCIETSSMTTHDQPTMEKHGVIHYCVPNIPSRYSRTASLSISNIFTPYLLDIGEEGGLEHALRTDAGLRNGLYFYHGILTNKSVADWFDLNHRDPNLLIF, encoded by the coding sequence ATGAATCAACACTCTTCAAATTCTCCTTTTACAACTTCAGAATTGCTTCCTCAGGAAGAAATGCTAGAAATAAAGCGCTCTAAAGGACAGCTATTTATAGGTTTACCAAAAGAAACGTCTTATCAAGAAAAACGGGTTTGCCTCACTCCAGATGCGGTAAATGCGCTTACAGCAAATGGCCATCGGGTCCTTATTGAAAGTGGAGCTGGAAACCAAGCTAATTTTAGTGACAGAGATTATAGTGAAGCTGGGGGTGAAATTATTAAAAGCACTCAAAAGGTTTTTGCATGCCCGATAGTTTTGAAGGTCGCACCTCCCTCTGAAGATGAGTTGGAGTTGATGAAGCCTAAATCTATTCTTATTTCAACTTTACAACTTAAAACCAGAAAAAAATCATACTGTGAAACTTTAGCAAATAAAAGAATCACAGCATTGGCGTTTGAATTTATAAAGGATCAATTTGGAGGTTATCCTGCGGTAAGAGCTTTAAGTGAAATTGCAGGAACATCTTCCATTTTAATTGCTGCAGAGTATTTATCTAATATGTCTGGCGGCAACGGACTTATGTTTGGAAACATAAGTGGGGTACCCCCTATAGAGGTGGTTATTCTTGGAGCGGGAACGGTAGGAGAGTTTGCAGCCAGAAGCGCTTTGGGACTGGGTGCGGGTATAAAAGTTTTTGACAGTTCCCTTACCAAATTGCGCTGTTTACAAAATAATGTTGGAAGGTCCTTGTTCACCTCCACCCTTCAACCTAAAATCTTACTTAAAGCTCTAAAAAGAGCAGATGTAGTTATTGGAGCCGTAAGAGGACAAAATAGAGCTCCTGTAGTTGTCACTGAAGAAATGGTAAAAAAGATGAAGAAAGGAGCTGTTATTATTGATGTGAGCATCGATATGGGAGGATGTATAGAAACTTCATCGATGACAACTCACGATCAACCTACTATGGAAAAACATGGAGTGATACATTATTGTGTTCCCAATATACCTTCGCGATATTCTAGAACAGCATCGCTTTCTATCAGCAACATTTTCACTCCTTACTTGCTCGATATTGGTGAAGAAGGAGGCTTAGAACACGCTTTAAGAACAGATGCAGGTCTCAGGAACGGTTTGTATTTTTATCATGGAATTCTTACTAATAAATCAGTGGCAGATTGGTTCGATCTGAATCACAGAGATCCTAATTTACTTATTTTCTAA
- a CDS encoding DUF4258 domain-containing protein, which produces MKFIHRLGYYSSGFVVGIIMLMFFLGGKKTSCDWGLDSRVLKNIRIKDRVVTNEALEFFNQKKIDTSSISYILKSGDVNFKESNIEAKPCKIYQIEGEINEERLGLIFENCDSIATLKRVFNLK; this is translated from the coding sequence ATGAAATTTATTCATAGACTCGGCTATTACTCATCAGGCTTTGTTGTTGGTATTATCATGCTGATGTTTTTCTTAGGTGGCAAAAAAACATCCTGTGACTGGGGCTTGGATTCCAGAGTTTTAAAAAATATTCGCATTAAAGATCGCGTCGTTACTAATGAAGCTTTAGAGTTTTTTAATCAGAAAAAAATAGATACCTCTTCTATCTCCTATATTTTGAAGTCTGGAGATGTTAACTTTAAAGAAAGTAATATCGAAGCAAAGCCTTGCAAAATTTATCAAATTGAAGGTGAAATCAATGAAGAAAGATTAGGCTTGATTTTTGAAAACTGCGACTCTATAGCCACCTTAAAAAGAGTCTTTAATTTAAAGTAA